A DNA window from Streptomyces sp. 71268 contains the following coding sequences:
- a CDS encoding helix-turn-helix domain-containing protein — protein MGTRNFVRRAQQMLRDRGLSIRAASRAMSYDPAYLTRVLAGRQAPSDALAVALDRLLSADGELVSLLAASARTDEPATASLVRISDVRGAELARAIRETSQRLVVLDNEDGGMPIADAAAHAYRTVHARLKCGDYESAYNRDIRSAAAELAEIAGWALFDAEKHDAAERYNDAALDLARVSGDRTMELLILQNIAMVAEWRGQYRKALDTASGVLAGRLSSRVRAMFLVRDAKGRFGTGDAAGGARALDQARVLLDDGARDDDPAWAWWVSHQEIDGHLGYALWATGRQREAVPHLRGALESAGSARVGYRSISTARLLDCLIHERAWREAEELAVGLHDTAGKTASARTRNLLSASVRRGLPTAPPSAGDALEHLGHIVNSDPLSLD, from the coding sequence ATGGGGACTCGGAACTTCGTGCGGCGTGCTCAGCAAATGCTGCGTGACCGGGGGCTGTCGATCAGGGCGGCGTCCCGCGCGATGAGTTACGACCCTGCCTACCTCACTCGGGTACTGGCCGGCAGACAGGCTCCTTCGGACGCCTTGGCCGTGGCGTTGGATCGGTTGCTGAGCGCCGACGGCGAACTGGTGTCGCTACTGGCAGCGTCTGCGCGTACGGACGAACCTGCGACTGCTTCCCTCGTGCGCATAAGCGACGTACGGGGTGCCGAGTTGGCCCGTGCCATCCGGGAGACGTCCCAGCGGCTGGTGGTTCTCGACAACGAGGACGGCGGGATGCCCATCGCCGACGCGGCCGCCCACGCCTACAGGACCGTCCACGCGCGGCTGAAGTGCGGTGACTACGAGTCGGCGTACAACCGGGACATTCGGTCCGCTGCCGCCGAGTTGGCGGAGATCGCGGGCTGGGCCCTGTTCGACGCCGAGAAGCACGACGCCGCCGAGCGCTACAACGACGCCGCGCTCGACCTGGCTCGGGTGAGTGGTGACCGAACCATGGAACTGCTGATCCTGCAGAACATCGCCATGGTGGCCGAGTGGCGAGGCCAGTACCGAAAGGCTCTCGACACGGCCAGCGGTGTGCTCGCCGGACGGTTGTCCTCGCGGGTCCGTGCGATGTTCCTCGTACGCGACGCCAAAGGGCGGTTCGGTACCGGCGACGCGGCGGGTGGCGCCCGGGCCCTCGACCAGGCCCGGGTACTCCTGGACGACGGGGCGCGCGACGACGACCCCGCGTGGGCGTGGTGGGTGTCCCACCAGGAGATCGACGGGCATCTCGGTTACGCCCTGTGGGCCACAGGTCGCCAACGCGAGGCCGTCCCCCACCTACGAGGCGCCCTGGAGTCCGCCGGCTCCGCGCGAGTCGGTTACCGGAGCATCAGCACCGCGCGACTGCTCGACTGCCTGATCCACGAGAGGGCCTGGCGGGAAGCGGAGGAACTCGCCGTCGGGCTGCACGACACGGCAGGAAAGACCGCGTCCGCGCGAACCCGCAACCTGTTGTCAGCGAGCGTACGGCGAGGTCTCCCGACGGCCCCACCGAGCGCGGGCGACGCGCTGGAGCACCTGGGTCACATCGTGAACAGCGACCCGCTCAGTCTCGACTGA
- a CDS encoding TetR family transcriptional regulator yields MIETTAVPSEPMGLRERKKLRTRRALIEAAVRLVAEQGYEETTVAQIAASADVSTRTFFSYFPGKDDVLFADSQQRVDALVRAVADRRPQETVAHLLLRALEGSVVSPDAAADLTGEVPSLRVRLILSSPALQARALHWLFEAQRQLTGALLEAYGDELTEPEAAAAVGALVGALVNTALICLARDASADELRLALSRAARVAVAGLASVGPKPGAGTGTGTDAPAREEPDEPDEP; encoded by the coding sequence ATGATCGAGACGACGGCTGTCCCCTCGGAGCCCATGGGGCTCCGCGAGCGCAAGAAGCTGCGCACGCGGCGCGCGCTCATAGAGGCCGCCGTGCGCCTGGTGGCGGAACAGGGGTACGAGGAGACGACGGTGGCCCAGATCGCCGCGTCGGCCGACGTCTCGACCCGCACCTTCTTCAGCTACTTCCCCGGCAAGGACGACGTCCTCTTCGCCGACAGCCAGCAGCGCGTCGACGCCCTGGTGCGCGCGGTCGCCGACCGCCGCCCCCAGGAGACCGTCGCCCACCTGCTGCTGCGCGCCCTGGAGGGCTCCGTCGTCTCGCCCGACGCGGCGGCCGACCTCACCGGCGAGGTGCCCTCGCTGCGCGTCCGGCTCATCCTCTCGTCCCCCGCGCTCCAGGCCCGCGCGCTGCACTGGCTCTTCGAGGCCCAACGCCAGCTCACCGGCGCCCTGTTGGAGGCGTACGGCGACGAGCTGACCGAGCCGGAGGCGGCGGCAGCGGTGGGCGCCCTCGTCGGCGCCCTGGTGAACACGGCCCTGATCTGCCTGGCCCGCGACGCCTCCGCCGACGAACTCCGCCTCGCCCTCAGCCGCGCCGCCCGGGTGGCCGTCGCCGGCCTCGCCAGCGTCGGCCCCAAGCCGGGCGCGGGTACGGGCACGGGCACGGACGCGCCCGCCCGCGAGGAGCCGGACGAGCCGGACGAACCGTAA
- a CDS encoding aldo/keto reductase has translation MTSQTITAAASGTWKLGDLTVNRIGFGAMRLPQHGEAFATDAVPRARDQAMGVLRRAVELGVNHIDTAAFYFSRLRSANELINRALAPYRDDLVIATKVGPGRDPSGQWLPHATPEQLRGQVEENLRQLGRDHLDVVNLRIVGTDSIAERFGALAELRQAGLIRHLGLSNVHPHHLAEAQSIAPVVCVQNMHGIGASPEQREFLRVCGEQDIAFVPFYSIAGTGRTAGATTDHDPEVHAIARARGVSTAQIRLAWTLHQGPHVLAIPGTGDPDHLTQNVATGSLRLSAEDLATLDSVHHESG, from the coding sequence ATGACCTCACAGACGATCACCGCGGCGGCGTCGGGCACCTGGAAGCTCGGCGACCTGACGGTCAACCGAATCGGGTTCGGCGCGATGCGCCTGCCGCAGCACGGCGAGGCGTTCGCCACCGACGCCGTCCCGCGCGCCCGCGACCAGGCGATGGGCGTGCTGCGCCGCGCGGTCGAGCTCGGCGTGAACCACATCGACACCGCCGCGTTCTACTTCTCGCGCCTCCGCTCCGCCAACGAACTGATCAACCGCGCCCTGGCTCCCTACCGGGACGACCTCGTCATCGCCACCAAGGTCGGCCCCGGCCGCGACCCTTCCGGCCAGTGGCTGCCGCATGCCACCCCCGAGCAACTGCGCGGCCAGGTCGAGGAGAACCTGCGCCAGCTCGGCCGCGACCACCTCGACGTGGTGAACCTGCGCATCGTCGGCACCGATTCCATCGCCGAACGCTTCGGCGCACTCGCCGAACTGCGCCAGGCCGGACTCATCCGTCACCTCGGCCTGTCCAACGTCCACCCCCACCACCTCGCCGAGGCTCAGAGCATCGCGCCGGTGGTCTGCGTCCAGAACATGCACGGCATCGGCGCGTCGCCCGAGCAGCGGGAGTTTCTGCGCGTCTGCGGCGAACAAGACATCGCGTTCGTGCCGTTCTACTCGATCGCCGGCACCGGACGCACCGCCGGCGCGACCACCGACCACGACCCGGAGGTGCACGCCATCGCCCGCGCACGCGGCGTGAGCACAGCCCAGATCCGACTGGCGTGGACCCTGCACCAGGGCCCCCACGTCCTGGCCATCCCCGGCACCGGCGACCCCGACCACCTCACCCAGAACGTGGCCACCGGCTCCCTGCGCCTGTCAGCGGAAGACCTCGCCACGCTGGACTCCGTCCACCACGAGTCAGGTTGA
- a CDS encoding DUF5937 family protein, with translation MVVLAELAFSTSDLAQVRFAVSPMWEVAPSFRLLRAGTTYPVHRPWADQVRPRLLASGLDRGWLSELIPPTGGYVPDFLNPAPTGPAPTPAAEREAIRASPADRVRQDLDHLARHEGGLGPRLRALRDDPQSFLPRVAEELAAYWELALAPYWARVRAVLDADIRYRARLAAEHGTGHLLNVLHTSLSWDGTALRMTRRKQPLTRTTAGTGLLLIPSAFTGPGLRTRTTLPDPPQLAYPARGVGTLWEPRSVTRTDALAAVLGRSRTLVLTELEIPDSTTRLARRTGLSPAGVSQCLTALRDAGLVSAHRAGRSVLYARTAAAEALLQAASA, from the coding sequence GTGGTTGTCCTGGCCGAGCTGGCGTTCTCGACGAGCGATCTGGCGCAGGTGCGGTTCGCCGTCTCACCGATGTGGGAGGTCGCTCCCAGCTTCCGGCTGCTGAGGGCCGGCACCACGTATCCGGTCCACCGGCCCTGGGCCGACCAGGTACGCCCGCGCCTGTTGGCCTCCGGACTGGACCGGGGCTGGCTGTCCGAGCTGATCCCACCCACCGGCGGCTACGTCCCCGACTTTCTCAACCCGGCCCCCACCGGGCCGGCTCCCACTCCGGCGGCGGAACGGGAGGCGATCCGGGCGTCGCCCGCCGACCGGGTACGCCAGGACCTCGACCACCTGGCCCGCCACGAGGGCGGCCTCGGCCCCCGGCTGCGAGCCCTTCGCGACGACCCGCAAAGCTTCCTGCCCAGGGTCGCGGAGGAGCTGGCGGCGTACTGGGAGCTGGCACTCGCCCCCTACTGGGCGCGCGTCCGGGCAGTGCTGGACGCAGACATCCGCTACCGGGCCCGCCTGGCCGCCGAGCACGGCACCGGCCACCTCCTCAACGTCTTGCACACGTCGCTGAGCTGGGACGGCACCGCGCTGCGGATGACCCGCCGAAAGCAGCCGCTGACCCGCACCACAGCGGGCACGGGACTGCTGCTGATCCCCTCGGCCTTCACCGGCCCGGGACTGCGCACCCGGACGACACTGCCCGACCCGCCTCAACTCGCCTATCCAGCACGCGGCGTCGGCACACTGTGGGAGCCACGCTCCGTCACCCGGACCGACGCTCTCGCCGCCGTACTGGGCCGCTCCCGGACGCTGGTACTGACCGAGTTGGAGATCCCGGACTCCACCACCCGGCTCGCCCGCCGCACCGGCCTCTCCCCCGCCGGGGTGTCCCAGTGCCTCACCGCGCTACGCGACGCGGGCCTGGTCAGTGCACACCGAGCCGGCCGCTCCGTCCTCTACGCCCGCACCGCCGCGGCCGAAGCCCTCCTCCAGGCCGCCTCCGCCTGA
- a CDS encoding EthD domain-containing protein encodes MLKLIFMINRVEGMSYEHFVDHHRNRHAPLFTSIPEAERYVRRYAVSHPVPAENYPPRAYDGLTEIWFEDWEDHDAFFASDNYRTLVNPDEARFIDMGSVAVMVTEEKEVI; translated from the coding sequence ATGCTGAAGCTCATCTTCATGATCAACCGCGTCGAGGGCATGTCGTACGAGCATTTCGTCGACCACCATCGGAATCGGCACGCACCGCTGTTCACCTCCATCCCGGAGGCGGAGCGCTACGTGCGCAGATACGCCGTATCGCACCCGGTCCCCGCCGAGAACTACCCGCCCCGGGCCTATGACGGCCTGACGGAGATCTGGTTCGAGGACTGGGAGGACCACGACGCCTTCTTCGCCTCCGACAACTACCGGACGCTGGTCAACCCCGACGAGGCACGCTTCATCGACATGGGCTCAGTGGCCGTGATGGTCACCGAGGAGAAGGAGGTCATCTGA
- a CDS encoding AAA family ATPase: MSEDTPLIQSMRAAVRATPGDVALRLHLAELLLDAGQAAGAVAEVAVALQHAPDHAQARELMARAIAPPPPAPPQVAATASAPAPAGTGAGPAQGAQWSTADAGTHTGAGASPTTGAQPATGAGTPAGASPTPDTGQATDASQTTNTGAPRGGFDWQAAENEVGDVVPPRFVEAPLTVDGSGDPGDADAWEVAAPGTVRLADVGGMQDVKERLEAAFLAPLRNPELRKLYGKSLRGGLLLYGPPGCGKTFIARAVAGELGANFLSVSVNDVLDMWIGNSERNMHEIFQTARRQAPCVVFLDELDALGGKRSRTQHSGMRNTVNQLLTELDGVDATANEGVFVLAATNVPWDVDIALRRPGRLDRTLLVLPPDAPAREAILRYHLKDRPIESVDLGKLVKITDGLSGADLAHVCEAAAEHALLDSARTGTVRLINMADLLRAAKAVAPSTEPWFATARNVAMYANEGGTYDDLVAYLKRKRKL, translated from the coding sequence ATGTCCGAGGACACTCCCCTGATACAGAGCATGCGCGCGGCCGTGCGGGCCACGCCCGGTGATGTCGCGTTGCGGCTGCACCTCGCCGAGTTGTTGCTCGACGCTGGGCAGGCGGCCGGTGCCGTGGCCGAGGTCGCCGTGGCCCTGCAGCACGCGCCGGATCACGCGCAGGCGCGCGAACTCATGGCCCGCGCCATCGCCCCGCCGCCGCCCGCTCCGCCGCAGGTCGCGGCCACGGCGTCGGCCCCGGCGCCGGCCGGGACCGGTGCCGGGCCCGCCCAGGGGGCGCAGTGGTCCACCGCGGACGCGGGCACGCACACGGGCGCGGGCGCGAGCCCCACCACCGGCGCCCAGCCCGCCACGGGCGCGGGCACGCCCGCCGGCGCGAGCCCCACCCCGGACACGGGCCAGGCCACGGACGCCAGCCAGACCACGAACACCGGCGCCCCGCGCGGCGGGTTCGACTGGCAGGCGGCCGAGAACGAGGTCGGCGACGTCGTACCGCCGCGCTTCGTGGAGGCGCCGCTGACCGTGGACGGCAGCGGGGACCCGGGCGACGCCGACGCGTGGGAGGTGGCCGCGCCCGGGACGGTGCGGCTGGCCGACGTCGGCGGGATGCAGGACGTGAAGGAGCGGCTTGAGGCCGCGTTCCTGGCCCCGTTGCGCAACCCGGAGCTGCGCAAGCTGTACGGAAAGAGCCTGCGCGGCGGGCTGTTGTTGTACGGGCCGCCCGGGTGCGGCAAGACGTTCATCGCGCGGGCCGTCGCCGGGGAGCTGGGGGCCAACTTCCTGTCGGTCTCGGTCAACGACGTGCTGGACATGTGGATCGGCAACTCCGAGCGCAACATGCACGAGATCTTCCAGACGGCCCGCCGGCAGGCGCCGTGCGTGGTGTTCCTGGACGAGTTGGACGCGCTCGGCGGCAAGCGCAGCCGTACGCAGCACTCCGGGATGCGGAACACGGTCAACCAGTTGCTGACCGAGCTGGACGGGGTGGACGCCACCGCGAACGAGGGCGTGTTCGTGCTCGCCGCCACCAACGTGCCCTGGGACGTGGACATCGCGCTGCGCCGGCCCGGGCGCCTGGACCGTACGCTCCTCGTCCTGCCGCCCGACGCGCCGGCGCGCGAGGCCATCCTACGCTACCACCTCAAGGACCGGCCCATCGAGTCCGTCGACCTGGGCAAGCTCGTCAAGATCACGGACGGCCTGTCCGGCGCCGACCTGGCCCACGTGTGCGAGGCGGCGGCCGAGCACGCGCTGCTCGACTCGGCCCGTACCGGCACCGTGCGCCTGATCAACATGGCGGACCTGCTGCGCGCGGCCAAGGCCGTGGCGCCCTCGACGGAGCCGTGGTTCGCGACGGCGCGCAACGTGGCGATGTACGCCAACGAGGGCGGGACGTACGACGACCTGGTCGCCTACCTGAAGCGGAAGCGCAAGCTGTGA
- a CDS encoding tetratricopeptide repeat protein, translating into MTTEHPLTAQAGALIELERYDDAKALLARRLAEDPTDVRAWTRLGRCHQGTKDHAEALRATDEALAIAPEDYNAMLLRAYVLRSLHRWEEAQQAARAAIGLNSEYFAAYSLLAELLFLPPRQETWQEAVELAREAVRLGPEEVSAYMTLWKVAAVAHDTEWMDQIERRILQLDPTHSLALEKQTAKAANAPGVRAADAAEMYAGALATAPTSSSLSYGLDRATYRLLRGTRWLALICLVCAGAMVNLFPEEGEAPELPVPIGTRLWVLVVMAAIWAFGAFRRYRRLRAGVQLNVRSVLRRGTWSRIVLAQAALALLCGLLIAEVPWTERTVPQMLFWVGLAPTAATIWFDRKKAK; encoded by the coding sequence GTGACGACCGAGCATCCGTTGACGGCACAGGCCGGCGCCCTCATCGAACTCGAACGGTACGACGACGCCAAGGCGTTGCTGGCGCGGCGGCTCGCCGAGGACCCCACCGACGTACGGGCCTGGACCCGGCTCGGCCGGTGTCACCAGGGCACGAAGGACCACGCGGAGGCGCTGCGCGCGACGGACGAGGCGCTGGCCATCGCCCCCGAGGACTACAACGCGATGCTGCTGCGGGCGTACGTGCTGCGCAGCCTGCACCGGTGGGAGGAGGCGCAGCAGGCGGCGCGGGCTGCGATCGGCCTCAACTCCGAGTACTTCGCCGCGTACTCGCTGCTGGCCGAGTTGCTGTTCCTCCCGCCGCGCCAGGAGACCTGGCAGGAGGCGGTCGAGCTGGCCAGGGAGGCGGTGCGCCTCGGTCCCGAAGAGGTCAGTGCGTACATGACGCTGTGGAAGGTCGCCGCCGTCGCGCACGACACGGAGTGGATGGACCAGATCGAGCGGCGCATCCTGCAACTCGATCCGACGCATTCGCTCGCCCTGGAGAAGCAGACGGCCAAGGCCGCGAACGCGCCCGGCGTGCGGGCGGCCGACGCCGCCGAGATGTACGCCGGCGCGCTGGCCACCGCGCCCACCTCCTCGTCCCTGAGCTACGGCCTGGACCGCGCCACGTACCGGCTGCTGCGCGGCACCCGGTGGCTCGCGCTGATCTGCCTGGTGTGCGCGGGCGCGATGGTCAACCTGTTCCCGGAGGAGGGCGAGGCGCCGGAGTTGCCGGTGCCGATCGGTACCCGGCTGTGGGTGCTGGTGGTGATGGCGGCCATCTGGGCGTTCGGGGCCTTCCGGCGCTACCGGCGGTTGCGCGCCGGCGTGCAGCTCAACGTGCGCTCCGTGTTGCGGCGCGGCACCTGGTCCCGGATCGTCCTCGCGCAGGCGGCGCTGGCGCTGCTGTGCGGGCTGCTGATCGCGGAGGTGCCGTGGACGGAGCGTACGGTGCCGCAGATGTTGTTCTGGGTGGGCCTCGCGCCGACGGCCGCCACGATCTGGTTCGACCGGAAGAAGGCGAAGTGA
- a CDS encoding DUF6087 family protein, producing MGKHRRPGPPNQPSRATSRADANDPLAAYEKRRRAPMDVYRRHRPLHAGASHLRPDEPRALEAWDGFAYVPEGIAENLRTAQAWANERPHPGV from the coding sequence ATGGGCAAGCACCGCCGTCCCGGCCCCCCGAACCAGCCCTCCCGTGCCACCTCACGCGCAGACGCCAACGATCCGCTTGCCGCGTACGAGAAGCGGCGCCGGGCCCCCATGGACGTCTACCGTCGCCACCGCCCGCTGCACGCCGGAGCCAGCCACCTCCGCCCCGACGAGCCCAGGGCCCTGGAGGCGTGGGACGGCTTCGCCTATGTCCCCGAAGGAATCGCCGAGAACCTCCGCACCGCGCAGGCGTGGGCGAACGAGCGCCCACACCCCGGCGTGTAG
- a CDS encoding serine hydrolase domain-containing protein, which produces MFGSSVRVRRVLAGVAAVAAVGSVAVAGSPGAFAAGSGERASVRAAAHQATQDALDGLVEAGMPGVAATTKTADGKQWFGSAGYADTGTGRERSAGDHFRAGSITKTFMATVLLQLEAEGEIDLDDSVEKWLPGVVRGDGYDASGISVRQMLNHTSGIHDSVETPEWQETMNGPGFFKHRFDVKTPEEIVAMALKYPPYFKPGDGWHYSNTNYVLAGMVIEAVTGDSYAHQAEQRIIRPLGLKHTSFPGTRTTLPAPHSVGYSKLYAPNPGPEVYDATEYSPTWSGATGEMISTGADLNTYFRALTRGRLLPRQQTREMFTTVETGQHFRYGLGLIARDLSCGETVWGHDGIVWGSLTSSATTRDGAHSLTFQINGDWLADGAPYERVFEAEFCAPGQTMRK; this is translated from the coding sequence ATGTTCGGTTCTTCCGTGCGGGTTCGGCGGGTGCTGGCCGGGGTTGCCGCGGTGGCGGCCGTGGGATCGGTGGCGGTGGCGGGGTCGCCTGGGGCGTTCGCCGCCGGAAGCGGGGAACGGGCGTCGGTGCGAGCCGCCGCGCACCAGGCCACGCAGGACGCGTTGGACGGGTTGGTGGAGGCCGGGATGCCCGGCGTGGCCGCGACGACGAAGACGGCGGACGGGAAGCAGTGGTTCGGGTCGGCGGGGTACGCCGACACCGGGACGGGGCGCGAGCGGAGCGCGGGTGATCACTTCCGGGCCGGGAGCATCACCAAGACGTTCATGGCCACCGTGCTGCTCCAGTTGGAGGCCGAGGGCGAGATCGACCTCGACGACTCGGTGGAGAAGTGGCTGCCCGGCGTGGTCAGGGGCGACGGGTACGACGCCAGCGGGATCAGCGTGCGGCAGATGCTCAACCACACCAGCGGCATCCACGACAGCGTGGAGACGCCGGAGTGGCAGGAGACCATGAACGGGCCCGGCTTCTTCAAGCACCGGTTCGACGTGAAGACGCCCGAGGAGATCGTGGCCATGGCCCTGAAGTACCCGCCGTACTTCAAGCCGGGCGACGGCTGGCACTACTCCAACACCAACTACGTGCTCGCCGGCATGGTCATCGAAGCGGTGACCGGTGACAGTTACGCGCACCAGGCCGAGCAGCGGATCATCAGGCCGCTCGGCCTCAAGCACACCTCGTTCCCCGGCACGCGCACCACGCTGCCCGCCCCGCACTCCGTCGGGTACTCCAAGCTCTACGCGCCGAACCCGGGCCCGGAGGTCTACGACGCCACCGAGTACAGCCCCACCTGGTCAGGCGCGACCGGCGAGATGATCAGCACCGGCGCGGACCTGAACACCTACTTCCGCGCCCTCACCCGGGGCAGGCTGCTGCCGAGGCAGCAGACGCGGGAGATGTTCACGACCGTGGAGACCGGTCAGCACTTCCGGTACGGGCTCGGGCTCATCGCGCGCGACCTGTCGTGTGGCGAGACGGTCTGGGGCCACGACGGGATCGTGTGGGGCTCGTTGACCAGCTCGGCCACGACGCGCGACGGGGCGCACTCGCTGACGTTCCAGATCAACGGCGACTGGCTGGCCGACGGCGCCCCGTACGAGCGGGTCTTCGAGGCCGAGTTCTGCGCCCCGGGGCAGACGATGCGGAAGTGA
- a CDS encoding TetR/AcrR family transcriptional regulator: MPKIVDHEARRTRLVEAVWSLAARGGIEQVSLRKVAEEAGVSMGQVQHYYSSMQALIRDALDRAARAVNTTIESAVTAADTTSPEAILRACLYALVSPAAESSRLMRFALVTAGRAVSDPTTAKLLAPGDDELLTFTADLIRAAREERGSERHDEGRTDADICWSLATSLGVDIALGYRTSEAAQRVLDHHIEQVLR, from the coding sequence GTGCCGAAGATCGTGGATCACGAAGCGCGCAGGACGCGCCTCGTCGAGGCCGTCTGGTCGCTGGCCGCACGCGGCGGCATCGAGCAGGTGTCGCTACGCAAGGTGGCAGAGGAGGCGGGCGTCTCCATGGGCCAGGTCCAGCACTACTACTCCTCGATGCAGGCCCTGATCCGCGACGCCCTCGACCGAGCCGCACGGGCCGTGAACACCACCATTGAAAGCGCGGTCACGGCCGCCGACACGACCAGCCCGGAGGCCATCCTCCGCGCCTGCCTGTACGCCCTGGTCAGCCCGGCCGCGGAGAGCTCGCGGCTGATGCGCTTCGCGCTGGTGACCGCGGGCCGGGCGGTCTCCGATCCGACGACGGCCAAGCTCCTGGCACCGGGCGACGACGAGTTGCTCACCTTCACCGCCGACCTCATCCGGGCGGCCCGGGAGGAGCGGGGCAGCGAGCGGCACGACGAGGGACGTACCGACGCCGACATCTGCTGGTCCCTCGCCACCAGCCTCGGCGTGGACATCGCCCTCGGCTACCGCACCTCGGAAGCCGCCCAACGCGTCCTCGACCACCACATCGAGCAGGTCCTCCGCTAG
- a CDS encoding SDR family NAD(P)-dependent oxidoreductase, with translation MEHLKDKGKDNENPTGEGRLAGKVAVVTGAGSGIGRAAAVLMSRQGARVVVADYDEPGARETAELVVASGGRALPVTVDVTDEGSVAAMVDAAVGEYGALHVLCNHVGGTDPRKDLDLLRMDMDEFGRAVDRNVRSTLWGARYAVPHMIRAGGGSIINTASVAALVGDVLQTSYGAVKAAVVSITKSIAVQYGPHNVRCNAIAPGAVMTPALEQNLPVDVIDSLKRGNALPYLGAPEDIGHTMVFLASDESRYLTGQLLVVDGGMTMQSSAAPGRRAMLPG, from the coding sequence ATGGAACATCTCAAGGACAAGGGCAAGGACAACGAGAACCCCACCGGTGAGGGCCGGTTGGCCGGCAAGGTCGCGGTCGTCACCGGGGCGGGGAGCGGGATCGGGCGGGCCGCCGCCGTGTTGATGAGCCGGCAGGGGGCCCGGGTCGTGGTCGCCGACTACGACGAGCCCGGCGCGCGGGAGACGGCGGAACTCGTGGTGGCATCGGGTGGGCGAGCGTTGCCGGTCACCGTGGACGTGACCGACGAGGGCTCCGTCGCCGCCATGGTGGACGCGGCCGTCGGCGAGTACGGGGCGCTGCACGTGCTCTGCAACCACGTCGGCGGGACCGATCCGCGCAAGGATCTGGACCTGTTGCGCATGGACATGGACGAGTTCGGTCGGGCCGTTGACCGTAACGTGCGCAGCACGCTGTGGGGAGCGCGGTACGCCGTGCCGCACATGATCCGCGCCGGCGGCGGCTCCATCATCAACACGGCCTCCGTCGCTGCGCTGGTGGGCGACGTGTTGCAGACCTCGTACGGCGCCGTCAAGGCGGCGGTGGTCAGCATCACGAAGTCGATCGCCGTCCAGTACGGGCCGCACAACGTGCGCTGCAACGCGATCGCTCCGGGCGCCGTCATGACCCCCGCCCTGGAGCAGAACCTGCCCGTGGACGTCATCGACTCCCTGAAGCGGGGCAACGCGCTGCCGTACCTGGGCGCTCCGGAGGACATCGGACACACCATGGTGTTCCTCGCCTCCGACGAGTCCCGCTATCTGACCGGTCAACTGCTTGTTGTGGACGGCGGTATGACCATGCAGTCCTCGGCCGCGCCGGGGCGGCGCGCCATGCTGCCCGGGTAG